A genome region from Nitrospira sp. includes the following:
- a CDS encoding DUF3386 domain-containing protein, with product MEHVAASDTQPTVADDPQARALLQRAFESTARWQPDFRGFSADLTVNTNGQQVRGTVVVKGPREVTVQLPDETIQKWAQEQIGMIAVHRAPRKFEESDGKHRLTMEAGEDHPLGRRLDIHGDGMQSFYRIKDNRITQINRKMPQVAFTINVEESSTTQDQKQLTTKYTVYYFAPQDAKLRNVESFTDTHVRVGSSDLPATRRIISYDNGAVLVRTLTFTNHKLLS from the coding sequence ATGGAACATGTTGCAGCGAGCGATACACAACCCACTGTTGCCGACGACCCCCAGGCCCGCGCCCTACTCCAGCGAGCCTTCGAAAGCACGGCCCGATGGCAGCCGGATTTTCGAGGATTTTCGGCCGACCTGACCGTCAATACCAACGGTCAGCAGGTGCGGGGAACCGTCGTGGTCAAAGGACCGCGTGAGGTGACGGTGCAGCTGCCGGACGAAACCATTCAGAAGTGGGCGCAGGAACAGATCGGCATGATCGCCGTGCACCGCGCGCCCCGTAAATTCGAGGAATCGGACGGCAAACACCGTCTCACCATGGAAGCCGGCGAGGACCATCCGCTGGGCCGCCGCTTGGACATCCACGGCGACGGCATGCAGTCCTTCTATCGCATCAAGGACAACCGCATCACCCAGATCAACCGGAAGATGCCCCAAGTGGCATTCACGATCAACGTGGAAGAAAGCAGCACCACGCAGGACCAGAAGCAGCTGACCACCAAATACACGGTCTATTATTTTGCGCCGCAGGATGCCAAGCTGCGCAACGTCGAAAGTTTTACCGACACCCATGTGCGAGTCGGGAGCTCCGACCTACCGGCCACACGCCGCATCATTTCGTACGATAACGGCGCGGTCTTGGTTCGAACCTTGACGTTCACCAACCACAAGTTGCTGTCCTAA
- a CDS encoding ATP-dependent Clp protease adaptor ClpS: MSTLTPVMTPDALDTTDVGTGDDLEARVIVFNCDCHTYQQVIALFCKCIPGMNSSRAFELAWRVDHEGQATVYSGERKAAEEIGKKLAAGGLRVGVQ, from the coding sequence ATGAGCACCCTCACCCCTGTCATGACCCCTGACGCCCTCGACACGACCGACGTGGGCACCGGCGACGATCTCGAGGCACGGGTCATCGTATTTAACTGCGATTGCCACACCTATCAGCAGGTCATCGCGCTCTTCTGCAAATGTATTCCCGGAATGAACTCATCCCGGGCCTTCGAACTGGCCTGGCGCGTCGATCATGAGGGCCAAGCGACGGTCTATTCGGGCGAGCGGAAGGCGGCGGAGGAGATCGGGAAGAAACTGGCGGCCGGAGGATTGCGGGTCGGAGTGCAGTAG